The following proteins are encoded in a genomic region of Candidatus Limnocylindrales bacterium:
- a CDS encoding DUF6351 family protein → MKTTSALFTILLSVLVHASAGYACDPAAEPNRSDIASARALIAANCDCFNSTRRDYARCAKEQATAALSDSTCLSYVKRCSAQSTCGRPGAVTCCVATSSGTKCKIARDTARCDALEGTVSDCSSVCDGSPLPGSGPSCSASEVRVLSNRADLVSSGDALVEVVIPAGIDPSTVTVDVDGDDVTSSFAMRPNGRYVGLLTNLALGPNVVTARMPGAERELTITNHPSGGPILSGPQIQPWICQADAVDAQCNQPASYTYLYKSSDPTKQGLQSYDPESPPTDVADTTTDRGVTVPFIVRLETGYQDRDQYQIATLFQPNQPWTPWEPQPQWNHKLLIMHGASCGVEHQTGSAPGVTTGATVADTAGTAEYALGLGYATMSTALDNSGHNCNVAVQAESLIMARERLVEELGELDYTIGAGCSGGSLAIQWIGNAYPGFYQGILPSCSFPDAWGTATQFLDYHLTLAYFTDPSKWGLGIAWLPSQMADVQGHISIVNSEVSDAAQFHVAVPTDPCAGVSDAERYDPVTNPGGVRCDIQDAAISILGPRPPADWSANEQALGHGFAGVPIDNVGVQYGLTALQQSLITPSQFVDLNEKIGGLDVDVNPIPQRIAATRPALANAYRSGLINEGNNLDQTAIIDCRGPDPGAFHDAYRAFAMRARLDREHGTHANQLIWEGPVALFADAQCVKNSFIAMDRWLTAVKADSTDKPLAQKIIDDKPADLTDRCYDGAGDKLTDDLCGEAVVTTFRTPRMVAGDALTTDTNKCQLKPLSRSDNYGPIPFMDSEWARLQAVFPDGVCDFSKPGVDQQGTIPWQTYQDDAAGGAVIYGGRPLGDAPVSE, encoded by the coding sequence ATGAAAACAACATCCGCTCTGTTTACGATTCTTCTGTCTGTTCTGGTCCACGCGTCCGCAGGCTACGCCTGCGATCCGGCTGCGGAGCCGAACAGGAGCGACATCGCCAGCGCCCGTGCGCTGATCGCGGCAAATTGCGACTGCTTCAACTCGACGCGACGCGATTACGCGCGCTGCGCGAAAGAGCAGGCGACTGCGGCATTGTCCGACAGCACGTGCCTTTCGTACGTGAAGCGGTGTTCCGCCCAGTCGACCTGCGGACGGCCCGGCGCGGTCACGTGCTGCGTGGCGACATCATCCGGGACGAAGTGCAAGATCGCGAGGGACACGGCGCGATGCGATGCGCTCGAGGGAACGGTGAGCGACTGCTCGAGCGTCTGCGACGGCTCTCCGCTGCCGGGTAGCGGCCCGAGCTGTTCGGCGAGTGAAGTCCGCGTGCTGTCGAACCGCGCCGATCTCGTCAGCAGCGGCGATGCGCTGGTCGAGGTCGTGATCCCCGCGGGCATCGATCCATCGACGGTTACGGTCGATGTCGACGGCGACGACGTCACCTCGAGTTTCGCGATGCGGCCGAACGGACGCTACGTGGGACTGCTGACCAACCTCGCGCTCGGACCGAACGTCGTGACGGCGCGCATGCCCGGCGCCGAGCGCGAGCTCACGATCACCAATCATCCGAGCGGTGGGCCGATCCTTTCCGGTCCCCAGATCCAGCCGTGGATCTGCCAGGCAGATGCGGTCGACGCGCAGTGCAACCAGCCGGCAAGCTACACGTACCTCTACAAGTCGAGCGATCCGACCAAGCAGGGATTGCAGTCGTACGACCCGGAGAGCCCTCCGACCGACGTCGCCGATACGACCACCGACCGCGGCGTGACGGTGCCGTTCATCGTCCGTCTCGAGACCGGCTATCAGGACCGCGACCAGTACCAGATCGCGACGCTGTTCCAGCCGAACCAGCCGTGGACGCCGTGGGAACCGCAGCCGCAGTGGAATCACAAGCTGCTGATCATGCACGGCGCGTCGTGCGGCGTGGAACATCAGACCGGATCAGCTCCTGGCGTTACGACTGGTGCGACCGTCGCCGATACCGCCGGCACCGCCGAGTACGCGCTCGGTCTCGGCTACGCGACGATGTCGACGGCTCTCGACAACAGCGGCCACAACTGCAACGTCGCCGTGCAGGCCGAATCGCTGATCATGGCGAGGGAACGTCTCGTCGAAGAGCTCGGCGAACTCGACTACACGATCGGTGCCGGCTGCTCGGGCGGCTCGCTCGCTATCCAGTGGATCGGCAATGCGTATCCGGGATTCTACCAGGGCATTCTGCCGAGCTGCTCGTTCCCCGACGCGTGGGGCACCGCAACGCAGTTCCTCGATTACCACCTGACGCTTGCGTACTTCACCGATCCGTCGAAGTGGGGACTCGGCATCGCATGGCTGCCGTCGCAGATGGCGGACGTGCAGGGACACATCTCGATCGTCAACTCGGAAGTCAGCGATGCGGCGCAGTTCCACGTGGCGGTTCCGACCGATCCGTGCGCCGGCGTCAGCGACGCCGAGCGCTACGATCCCGTGACCAATCCGGGCGGCGTACGCTGCGACATCCAGGACGCCGCCATCAGCATTCTCGGCCCGCGTCCGCCGGCCGACTGGTCTGCGAACGAGCAGGCGCTCGGCCACGGATTCGCCGGGGTTCCGATCGACAACGTCGGCGTGCAGTACGGGCTGACGGCGCTGCAGCAGTCGCTGATCACGCCGTCGCAGTTCGTCGACCTCAACGAGAAGATCGGCGGGCTCGACGTCGACGTCAATCCGATTCCGCAGCGCATCGCCGCGACCAGGCCGGCGCTTGCCAACGCGTACCGCAGCGGCCTGATCAACGAGGGCAACAACCTCGACCAGACCGCGATCATCGACTGCCGCGGACCCGATCCCGGCGCGTTCCACGATGCGTATCGTGCGTTCGCGATGCGGGCGCGGCTCGATCGCGAGCACGGCACGCACGCCAACCAGCTGATCTGGGAAGGGCCGGTCGCGCTGTTCGCCGACGCGCAGTGCGTGAAGAACAGCTTCATCGCGATGGACCGGTGGCTGACGGCCGTCAAGGCGGACAGCACCGACAAGCCGCTCGCACAGAAGATCATCGACGACAAGCCCGCCGACCTTACCGATCGCTGCTACGACGGTGCAGGCGACAAGCTGACCGACGATCTTTGCGGCGAGGCGGTCGTGACGACGTTCCGCACGCCGCGCATGGTGGCCGGCGACGCGCTGACGACCGACACCAACAAGTGCCAGCTTAAGCCGCTCAGTCGGAGCGACAACTACGGGCCGATCCCGTTCATGGATTCGGAATGGGCACGGCTGCAGGCGGTGTTCCCGGACGGCGTCTGCGACTTCTCGAAGCCCGGCGTCGATCAGCAGGGAACGATTCCGTGGCAGACGTATCAGGACGACGCCGCCGGCGGCGCGGTCATCTATGGTGGAAGACCGCTCGGTGATGCGCCGGTGTCGGAGTAG
- a CDS encoding FAD-dependent oxidoreductase, which produces MTMKQQTSASAARRARDVAAWDNETDVVVVGFGAAGACAAIEAAETGADVLVLERSGGGGGTSAMSGGLIYMGGGTPVQQACGYEDSPDEMFGFLMAALGPEPDESKIRLFCDESVSHFHWLEAHGVPFKRSFYPEPGLEAPTDDCLVFSGGEDGHPFDRIAKPAPRAHKPQHPAAAGGFLMQKLVAATERSGAAIVCDARADALIVEDDGSVAGIVVRHDGHDRVVRARRGVVLTAGGFVKNEEMVARHQPRIAACSFKLGVDGDDGLAIRMAMAVGADAIRMDAAEVALPLTPPRRLVRGIVVNRHGQRFINEDTYYGRVGQEALFRHDGQVFLVVDNAIYERNALGFEATFVEETIEELERSAGFPEGSLQATVEYYNRFAVRGEDPAFHKVPALVQPLVEPPFAVIDCRPDKVLWATFTLGGLHTKPTGEVLDPDGNEIAGLFAAGRTTSGIAAYGYCSGISLGDATFFGREAGRRAAAK; this is translated from the coding sequence ATGACGATGAAACAGCAGACGAGCGCCTCGGCGGCGCGGCGCGCGCGGGACGTCGCCGCGTGGGACAACGAAACCGACGTCGTCGTGGTCGGCTTCGGCGCGGCCGGAGCGTGCGCGGCGATCGAAGCCGCCGAAACGGGCGCCGACGTGCTCGTGCTCGAGAGATCCGGCGGCGGCGGCGGAACGTCGGCCATGTCGGGCGGCCTCATCTACATGGGCGGCGGTACTCCGGTGCAGCAGGCCTGCGGCTACGAGGACTCTCCCGACGAAATGTTCGGCTTCCTCATGGCCGCGCTCGGGCCCGAGCCCGACGAGTCCAAGATCCGCCTGTTCTGCGACGAAAGCGTGTCGCACTTCCACTGGCTCGAGGCGCACGGCGTTCCGTTCAAGCGAAGCTTCTATCCGGAGCCCGGGCTCGAAGCGCCGACCGACGACTGCCTGGTCTTCTCCGGCGGCGAGGACGGTCATCCGTTCGACCGCATCGCGAAGCCGGCTCCGCGCGCGCACAAGCCGCAGCATCCGGCGGCGGCCGGCGGCTTCCTGATGCAGAAGCTCGTCGCGGCAACCGAGCGAAGCGGTGCAGCGATCGTCTGCGACGCACGCGCCGATGCACTGATCGTCGAGGACGACGGCAGCGTGGCGGGCATCGTCGTCCGTCACGATGGACATGATCGCGTGGTGCGTGCGCGGCGCGGCGTCGTGCTCACCGCCGGAGGGTTCGTCAAGAACGAGGAGATGGTCGCGCGGCACCAGCCGCGCATCGCCGCGTGCAGCTTCAAGCTCGGCGTCGACGGCGACGACGGCCTGGCGATCCGCATGGCGATGGCGGTGGGCGCCGACGCGATCCGCATGGACGCCGCCGAGGTCGCGCTGCCGCTGACGCCGCCGCGCCGGCTCGTGCGCGGCATCGTCGTCAATCGCCACGGCCAGCGCTTCATCAACGAGGACACCTACTACGGGCGCGTCGGACAGGAAGCGCTGTTCCGCCACGACGGGCAGGTGTTCCTGGTCGTCGACAACGCGATCTACGAACGCAACGCGCTCGGCTTCGAGGCGACGTTCGTCGAGGAGACCATCGAAGAGCTCGAACGGAGTGCCGGCTTTCCCGAAGGATCGCTGCAGGCGACCGTCGAGTACTACAATCGATTTGCCGTGCGCGGCGAAGATCCCGCGTTCCACAAGGTGCCTGCCCTCGTGCAGCCGCTCGTCGAGCCGCCTTTTGCGGTCATCGACTGCCGCCCGGACAAAGTGCTGTGGGCGACGTTCACGCTCGGCGGCCTGCACACGAAGCCAACCGGCGAGGTGCTCGATCCGGATGGCAACGAGATCGCCGGCCTGTTCGCAGCAGGACGCACGACGTCGGGCATCGCAGCCTACGGCTACTGCAGCGGCATCTCGCTCGGCGACGCAACGTTCTTCGGCCGCGAAGCCGGCCGCCGCGCCGCCGCGAAATAA
- a CDS encoding glucose 1-dehydrogenase, translating into MILDRFRLDGKVAIVTGASAGIGRGSALGLAEAGAHVVIAARTASTLDDAAAEIAGTGARVLPIVTDVNDAAQLGRLADAAIAEFGRIDILVNNAGGTAPGPALFLDPDDLAASFHFNVGTALQMSKLCAPHMIAAGGGSIVNISSAMSYMVEPGFVAYGAAKAALSHMTRLLACEWAPHIRVNALAVGATETEALGMFLNASPTVRDDMIAMTPMGRLGTPEDIALGVLYLASPASSWITGKVYEIDGGTVASNWPMKMPSGL; encoded by the coding sequence ATGATTCTCGATCGATTTCGGCTCGACGGAAAAGTCGCCATCGTAACCGGCGCAAGTGCAGGAATTGGCCGCGGCAGCGCGCTCGGGCTCGCCGAGGCCGGTGCGCACGTCGTGATCGCGGCCCGCACCGCGTCCACTCTCGACGATGCCGCCGCGGAGATCGCCGGCACCGGCGCACGCGTGCTGCCGATCGTCACCGACGTCAACGACGCCGCCCAGCTCGGACGGTTGGCCGACGCCGCGATCGCCGAGTTCGGCCGCATCGACATCCTCGTCAACAACGCCGGGGGTACGGCGCCGGGACCCGCGCTGTTCCTCGATCCGGACGACCTCGCCGCGTCGTTCCACTTCAACGTCGGTACGGCGCTGCAAATGTCCAAACTCTGTGCGCCGCACATGATCGCTGCAGGCGGCGGGTCGATCGTGAACATCTCGAGCGCGATGTCGTACATGGTCGAGCCGGGCTTCGTCGCCTACGGCGCGGCCAAGGCAGCGCTGTCGCACATGACGCGTCTTCTTGCGTGCGAATGGGCGCCTCACATCCGCGTGAACGCGCTCGCGGTGGGCGCGACCGAGACCGAGGCGCTCGGTATGTTTCTGAACGCGTCGCCGACCGTGCGCGATGACATGATCGCGATGACGCCGATGGGCCGCCTCGGCACGCCCGAAGACATTGCGCTCGGCGTGCTCTATCTCGCGTCTCCCGCCTCGAGCTGGATCACCGGCAAGGTCTACGAGATCGACGGCGGCACGGTCGCATCGAACTGGCCGATGAAGATGCCGAGCGGGCTCTGA
- a CDS encoding multiheme c-type cytochrome has protein sequence MNLILITGLPGKAAAAAASRSATASTSATSAKDPQHTEAQRLPGFQGRTLDGKTLSTASFSGKRLLLLCFNPGIAQSAAYAQALANLAPERSRNNFEIAGVAMGLDPADARAFAAKLKLDFPIFDDSDATIAGGLGLQAPVVLLGVDAEGRVGMAMLGFEHEQEIPAVAVEDHVREFLRLPRADTVTGGALDPRPKAPPFDAERLSGGDRFRLSDLSGKPVALVFFMPTCPHCRDALRFFKGELARMPEKNRPVLVGVSMDSRAYSVESTLAEEKLDFFPVLLDADRRIASAYGSFAGVPDIVLIDATGRIAFRSKGWSEEPDARLMRMRLARLAGAEVPMLLDSHGFSGNDTCAICHTMEAAAWKYTEHSVAFDTLVTRGADHDPKCVGCHVVGFGQAGGYSEAARQQNLENVGCETCHGKGGGHLDARSKTAGGAAAVDYRSACKGCHDPQHSLGFEYEKFLPKVSHAAIAALSDAEREKLIAGRNRPRDLLPTGSAVVGSSACKTCHEHEYFLWSTTAHARSVESLRKERKESKAECLRCHVTAYGRPGGFPDGEPVRAHEDLARVGCESCHGAGAEHVKSGGKQLAGIVTLGDKCDSCVILQICGGCHDDANDPDFRFNVTRKIDLQHHGRAPAVPERSVDTTRDTSSAATSAGN, from the coding sequence ATGAACCTCATCCTGATCACGGGCCTGCCGGGGAAAGCTGCAGCCGCAGCCGCTTCCAGAAGCGCAACGGCTTCCACGAGCGCAACTTCTGCAAAAGATCCGCAGCATACCGAGGCGCAGCGCCTTCCGGGTTTCCAGGGGCGTACGCTCGACGGCAAGACGCTGTCGACCGCATCGTTCTCCGGCAAGCGGCTGCTGCTGCTGTGCTTCAATCCCGGCATCGCGCAGTCGGCGGCGTATGCGCAGGCGCTTGCGAACCTTGCGCCCGAGCGAAGCCGCAACAACTTCGAGATCGCCGGCGTTGCGATGGGGCTCGATCCCGCGGACGCGCGCGCATTCGCCGCGAAGCTCAAGCTCGACTTCCCGATCTTCGACGACTCGGACGCGACGATCGCGGGCGGCCTCGGGCTGCAGGCTCCGGTGGTCCTGCTTGGCGTCGACGCCGAAGGTCGCGTCGGCATGGCGATGCTCGGCTTCGAGCACGAGCAGGAGATCCCGGCGGTTGCCGTTGAAGATCACGTCCGCGAGTTCCTGCGGCTTCCTCGCGCTGACACCGTAACCGGCGGCGCGCTCGATCCGCGGCCGAAAGCGCCGCCGTTCGATGCCGAGCGTCTGAGCGGAGGCGACCGCTTCCGGCTATCCGATCTGTCGGGCAAGCCGGTGGCGCTGGTGTTTTTCATGCCGACCTGTCCGCACTGCCGCGATGCGCTGCGTTTCTTCAAGGGCGAGCTTGCGCGCATGCCCGAGAAGAATCGTCCGGTGCTGGTCGGAGTATCGATGGACAGCCGCGCGTACTCGGTCGAATCCACGCTTGCGGAAGAGAAGCTCGACTTCTTTCCGGTGCTGCTCGATGCGGACCGCAGGATTGCCTCGGCCTACGGTTCGTTCGCGGGAGTTCCCGACATCGTCCTGATCGATGCGACGGGGCGTATCGCGTTCCGGAGCAAAGGATGGAGCGAGGAGCCCGACGCAAGACTGATGCGGATGCGCCTTGCGCGCCTGGCCGGCGCCGAAGTGCCGATGCTGCTCGACTCGCACGGATTCAGCGGCAACGACACGTGCGCCATCTGCCATACGATGGAAGCGGCCGCGTGGAAGTACACCGAACACTCGGTCGCATTCGACACGCTCGTGACGCGCGGAGCAGATCACGATCCGAAATGCGTCGGCTGCCACGTCGTCGGCTTCGGCCAGGCCGGCGGGTACTCCGAAGCCGCGCGCCAGCAGAACCTCGAGAACGTCGGATGCGAGACGTGCCACGGCAAGGGCGGCGGACATCTGGACGCGCGATCGAAAACCGCCGGCGGGGCGGCGGCGGTCGACTATCGGTCCGCCTGCAAAGGCTGTCACGACCCGCAGCATTCGCTCGGCTTCGAGTACGAGAAGTTCCTGCCGAAAGTCTCGCACGCGGCCATCGCCGCGCTCAGCGACGCGGAGCGAGAGAAGCTGATCGCCGGACGAAACCGTCCGCGTGACCTGCTGCCGACGGGGTCGGCCGTCGTCGGCTCATCGGCGTGCAAGACCTGCCACGAGCATGAATACTTCCTGTGGTCGACGACGGCCCACGCGCGCTCGGTCGAAAGCCTCCGAAAGGAGCGCAAGGAATCGAAGGCCGAGTGTCTTCGCTGTCACGTGACGGCCTACGGGCGCCCCGGCGGTTTTCCCGACGGCGAGCCGGTGCGTGCGCACGAGGATCTCGCACGCGTCGGTTGCGAGTCCTGCCACGGCGCGGGGGCCGAGCACGTGAAGAGCGGCGGCAAGCAGCTTGCCGGCATCGTAACGCTCGGCGACAAGTGCGACTCGTGCGTGATCCTGCAGATCTGCGGCGGGTGTCACGACGACGCGAACGATCCCGACTTCCGCTTCAACGTGACCCGCAAGATCGATCTCCAGCACCACGGGCGGGCGCCTGCGGTGCCGGAACGATCCGTTGATACGACGCGCGATACGAGCAGCGCCGCGACCAGCGCCGGCAACTAG
- a CDS encoding dockerin type I domain-containing protein, translating to MKTNLENCLRVGAAVVVAHLAFATWVPSAHAYATWSGCAGCHGEFNSGTYVSDSDGTSWGTNLMTGHSAFMGSGTCNVCHQPPAGTPRSPVYIGLSAGISGYSPVSCLGCHGRAADATGECVTGNSTTIDPANCGMGAGLRLHHANAGISDCADCHSDGAPAGEDEKPPYYFTPDSAHASKPVDPCNAAASPGNENRFGLFGLDNDGDGVYDQDDADCAVAVACGDGITSAGETCDDGDTTWAPGEYCDAGCDALACGDPNDSGTVTATDALFALQSAVSAKVCDVTVCDVNANGSVAASDALAILKKAVGGALTLSCPAPA from the coding sequence ATGAAAACGAATTTAGAGAACTGCCTTCGTGTCGGCGCGGCCGTAGTGGTCGCTCATCTGGCGTTCGCGACGTGGGTTCCGTCCGCCCATGCCTATGCGACGTGGTCGGGCTGCGCCGGCTGCCACGGCGAGTTCAACTCCGGCACGTACGTCTCCGATTCGGACGGAACGAGCTGGGGCACGAATCTCATGACCGGCCACAGCGCGTTCATGGGCAGCGGTACGTGCAACGTCTGCCACCAGCCGCCGGCGGGAACTCCGCGAAGCCCGGTCTACATCGGCCTTTCGGCCGGCATATCCGGATACAGCCCGGTCTCGTGCCTCGGCTGTCACGGGCGCGCGGCCGATGCGACCGGCGAGTGCGTCACCGGCAACAGCACGACGATCGATCCGGCCAACTGCGGAATGGGCGCCGGCCTGCGGCTGCATCATGCGAACGCCGGCATCAGCGACTGCGCCGACTGCCACAGCGACGGCGCGCCGGCCGGCGAAGACGAAAAGCCTCCGTATTACTTCACGCCCGACTCCGCGCATGCGAGCAAGCCCGTCGATCCGTGCAACGCAGCCGCATCACCCGGCAACGAGAACAGGTTCGGTCTGTTCGGTCTCGACAACGACGGCGACGGTGTCTACGACCAGGACGACGCCGACTGCGCAGTGGCTGTCGCATGCGGCGACGGCATCACGTCTGCGGGAGAGACCTGCGACGACGGCGATACGACCTGGGCTCCGGGCGAATACTGCGACGCAGGATGCGATGCGCTCGCGTGCGGAGATCCGAACGATTCCGGCACGGTGACCGCAACCGACGCGCTGTTCGCGCTGCAGTCCGCGGTCTCGGCCAAAGTCTGTGACGTGACGGTGTGCGACGTCAACGCCAACGGCTCGGTTGCAGCATCCGATGCGCTTGCGATCCTGAAGAAAGCCGTCGGCGGTGCGCTGACGCTGTCGTGCCCTGCGCCGGCCTAG
- a CDS encoding OmcA/MtrC family decaheme c-type cytochrome, whose amino-acid sequence MKAVAERSPGAVFSAVFVFLLAWIAVPQAFAAKDDCSQPVSGGDGPVTSDCLHILSTAVGSQICETSCVCDVNGSNSITSIDALMCLRAAVDLEVDMNCPCGDTTTTTITTTTTTTIEVTTTTTTTTTTTLPVAGVMNEACPVCHGDGRVIDVASYHPGLQTIPDINASIDSVAIVVDDVAHTARLTVNFTVTDPDGDPIPDLGAPSPTQATRFAYLRFALSELEPAEDLSGDPDSWVSYTTGDRTPANLTDHGDGTYTYLLATNLYTLYIPSLRHRLLMTVSGAIVAQSKNVTYDFVPEQLPGPFVFDTSRDIVTTTACNSCHGRLGSTLGDASFHGGSRYTTEACATCHTTSLVGGSAEFAPMVHKIHAAQNIEGLADFSEVTYPQDVRNCATCHAGTDGSNWYTRPSQTACGSCHADVDFVTGENHDGGPQTNAACVDCHSEDAIKEVHVTDISTPHNPDVPEGAVSFEYVLEEVTVNDSRQAVVRFHINADGEPVDLSTIPPAGFSGGPGFLVAYALPQDGVEVPVDYNNLGRSAGQPATVTLASLSGKLTGTPESYTAVLDAAPFPSGATMRAVALQGYFTQLMGNPASTTDDLARHTPSVVQPVTGDPVRRQVVEVAKCLNCHESLELHGGNRVNNVQVCVTCHDPNLSSSGRTVNPADVTQEQKDALAAAGHDPNDPLSWPETSMQLKNLVHGLHSSGMRNFDYDFVRNRNGASYFNWSEVTFPGILSNCETCHLPGTYGVDLPDGVLVSTNVTTSGPNATRASILAARDSVPNDTDEILSPTAGPCSMCHDSVPAAAHMEQNGGVIGKTRLAALGN is encoded by the coding sequence ATGAAAGCTGTCGCAGAGCGGAGTCCGGGAGCGGTTTTCTCAGCAGTTTTTGTCTTTCTGCTCGCATGGATTGCGGTGCCGCAGGCTTTTGCGGCGAAGGATGACTGTTCCCAGCCTGTCAGCGGCGGCGACGGCCCCGTGACGAGCGACTGCCTTCATATCCTGTCGACCGCCGTCGGTTCCCAGATCTGCGAGACTTCCTGCGTGTGCGATGTCAACGGCAGTAATTCGATCACGTCGATTGACGCATTGATGTGCCTGCGGGCCGCCGTCGACCTCGAGGTCGACATGAATTGTCCATGCGGTGACACGACGACCACGACCATCACCACGACGACGACCACGACCATCGAAGTAACGACGACCACGACCACCACGACGACCACCACGCTGCCGGTGGCCGGCGTGATGAACGAGGCGTGCCCGGTCTGCCACGGCGATGGGCGGGTCATCGACGTCGCGTCGTATCACCCCGGCCTGCAGACGATTCCGGATATCAACGCCAGCATCGACAGTGTCGCGATCGTCGTGGACGACGTGGCCCACACCGCCAGGCTGACCGTCAACTTCACCGTGACCGATCCCGATGGCGATCCGATCCCGGACCTCGGCGCGCCTTCGCCGACGCAGGCCACGCGTTTCGCGTACCTGCGTTTCGCGCTGAGCGAGCTCGAGCCGGCCGAAGACCTGAGCGGTGATCCGGACAGCTGGGTCAGCTACACGACCGGCGACCGGACGCCCGCCAACCTGACCGACCACGGCGACGGCACCTACACGTACCTGCTCGCAACCAATCTCTACACCCTCTACATCCCGTCGCTGCGGCACCGGCTGCTGATGACTGTGTCGGGCGCAATCGTAGCGCAGTCGAAGAACGTGACGTACGACTTCGTGCCCGAGCAGCTGCCGGGTCCGTTCGTGTTCGACACCAGCCGCGACATCGTGACGACGACCGCGTGCAACAGCTGCCACGGCCGCCTCGGCAGCACTCTTGGCGATGCGAGCTTCCACGGCGGCAGCCGCTACACGACCGAGGCCTGCGCGACGTGCCACACGACGTCGCTGGTCGGCGGCAGCGCGGAGTTCGCGCCGATGGTGCACAAGATCCACGCGGCCCAGAACATCGAAGGGCTCGCGGATTTCTCCGAGGTCACGTACCCGCAGGACGTGCGCAACTGTGCCACGTGCCACGCCGGCACCGACGGCTCCAACTGGTACACGCGGCCGTCGCAGACGGCATGCGGCTCGTGCCACGCCGATGTCGATTTCGTAACCGGCGAGAATCACGACGGCGGTCCGCAGACCAATGCGGCGTGCGTCGACTGTCACTCCGAGGACGCCATCAAGGAAGTGCACGTCACCGACATTTCTACGCCGCATAACCCCGACGTTCCGGAAGGCGCGGTGAGCTTCGAGTACGTGCTCGAAGAAGTGACCGTGAACGACAGCAGGCAGGCGGTCGTACGCTTCCACATCAACGCCGACGGCGAGCCTGTCGATCTCAGCACCATCCCGCCTGCCGGATTCAGCGGCGGTCCGGGCTTCCTCGTCGCCTATGCGCTGCCGCAGGACGGCGTCGAAGTGCCGGTCGATTACAACAACCTCGGCCGCAGCGCAGGACAGCCGGCGACCGTCACGCTCGCAAGCCTGTCCGGCAAGCTGACCGGTACTCCCGAGAGCTACACCGCGGTGCTCGACGCCGCTCCGTTCCCGTCCGGCGCGACGATGCGCGCGGTCGCGCTGCAGGGCTACTTCACGCAGCTGATGGGCAATCCCGCCAGCACGACGGACGATCTCGCGCGCCACACGCCGTCGGTCGTCCAGCCGGTCACCGGCGATCCGGTGCGACGTCAGGTGGTCGAAGTGGCCAAGTGCCTCAACTGCCACGAGAGCCTCGAGCTGCACGGCGGCAATCGCGTCAACAACGTCCAGGTGTGCGTCACGTGCCACGACCCGAACCTGAGCAGCAGCGGTCGCACCGTGAACCCGGCCGACGTGACGCAGGAACAGAAGGATGCGCTCGCAGCGGCCGGCCACGACCCGAACGATCCGCTCAGCTGGCCGGAGACATCGATGCAGCTGAAGAACCTCGTGCACGGGCTGCACTCGTCCGGAATGCGCAACTTCGATTACGACTTCGTCCGCAATCGAAACGGCGCGTCGTACTTCAACTGGAGCGAAGTGACGTTCCCGGGCATCCTCAGCAACTGCGAAACCTGTCATTTGCCGGGGACGTACGGCGTCGACCTGCCGGACGGAGTACTGGTGAGCACGAACGTGACCACGAGCGGCCCGAATGCGACGAGGGCGAGCATCCTCGCGGCTCGTGACAGCGTGCCGAACGATACCGACGAGATCCTGAGCCCGACGGCCGGTCCGTGTTCGATGTGCCATGACAGCGTGCCGGCAGCGGCCCACATGGAACAGAACGGCGGCGTGATCGGCAAGACGCGCCTCGCTGCTCTGGGCAACTGA